One stretch of Cedecea neteri DNA includes these proteins:
- a CDS encoding helix-turn-helix domain-containing protein — protein MTTPYHAFENLQQHKARLNGSVQLGSGVQLAAWSNGNDCITQRCDHHTLSLYVTEGYETYQKTASGWRNGGGPDRFCIMPEDSESTWDVRDDFSFVHLYCTDEHLKEIAAQIWDRSPAAINLDEKTFADDARITQLYRHFLLSSDWQQRANHLTLSTASTLLLTHLVQHYSSVQWKLPTVRGGLAPAVLRNVQAYIEQNLSEALTLSELARLADLSEYHFARMFKQSTGQAPHQFVMQRRMAKAETLVRQGRLPLTDIAMACGFSSPSHFSNRFKSVFGATPSQLRALKA, from the coding sequence ATGACCACGCCATATCACGCCTTTGAAAACCTGCAGCAGCACAAAGCCCGCCTGAACGGCAGCGTTCAGCTTGGCTCAGGGGTTCAGCTCGCCGCCTGGTCAAACGGTAACGACTGTATTACCCAGCGTTGCGATCACCACACGCTCAGCCTTTACGTTACCGAAGGGTACGAAACCTACCAAAAAACGGCTTCAGGCTGGCGCAACGGCGGCGGCCCGGATCGCTTCTGTATCATGCCGGAAGACAGTGAATCGACGTGGGACGTACGGGATGACTTCTCGTTTGTGCATCTGTACTGCACCGACGAACACCTCAAAGAGATTGCCGCGCAGATTTGGGATCGTAGCCCGGCGGCCATCAACCTCGATGAAAAAACCTTTGCCGACGATGCACGGATCACCCAGCTTTATCGCCATTTCTTGCTCAGCAGCGACTGGCAGCAGCGGGCGAATCACCTGACGCTAAGCACGGCTTCCACGCTGCTGCTGACGCACCTGGTGCAGCATTACAGCAGCGTGCAGTGGAAGCTGCCGACGGTGCGCGGCGGGCTTGCGCCTGCGGTGCTGCGAAACGTGCAGGCATACATCGAACAGAACCTCAGCGAAGCGCTGACGCTCAGCGAGCTTGCCCGGCTGGCAGATCTCAGCGAGTACCACTTTGCACGCATGTTCAAGCAGTCGACCGGCCAGGCGCCGCATCAGTTCGTTATGCAGCGCAGAATGGCGAAGGCAGAAACGCTGGTACGCCAGGGGCGGTTACCGTTAACGGATATCGCCATGGCCTGCGGATTTAGCTCGCCCAGTCATTTCAGCAACCGCTTCAAAAGCGTCTTTGGCGCCACGCCGTCGCAGCTACGCGCGCTTAAGGCGTGA
- a CDS encoding MurR/RpiR family transcriptional regulator, with amino-acid sequence MDIVYHLVHGLADSSPQETRLARFFLENFFQLPDATMEQLAARAGVSQATLQQFARTIGCSDMNDFLGQVRHQRHDSRVQAALAAPSQVLGDAAWVDNETLQFLACRGGVAKDVLARFSHSIGRDTDGDIISRIRQKLAEFSQQESRVAQAILHDPGFASSATIDQLAQAAGVSPATITRFARAAGCDDIRDLRMKLAQASTAMPGSELSAAWQQRLGSIQQSLSQQLETLPEASVTRAVALLRRANAIHIFSAGAADTPFASLLQYRLLTLGQPASVCYDPALMSFTASMLNAGQAMIVFASSTPDSALLAAVQQARRQGAAIIMVTKDPTSAAQAGDVWLSPGEGQYGALLIIDLLCDGVAAAGDERQI; translated from the coding sequence ATGGATATTGTTTATCACCTGGTCCATGGGTTAGCGGACTCTTCTCCGCAGGAGACCCGGCTGGCACGCTTTTTTCTTGAGAATTTTTTCCAGCTACCGGATGCGACGATGGAGCAGCTGGCCGCCCGTGCGGGCGTGAGCCAGGCGACCTTGCAGCAGTTTGCCCGCACCATAGGCTGCAGCGACATGAATGATTTCCTCGGTCAGGTTCGCCACCAGCGGCACGACAGCCGGGTACAGGCAGCGTTAGCCGCGCCGTCTCAGGTACTGGGGGATGCGGCATGGGTAGATAACGAGACGCTGCAATTTCTGGCCTGTCGTGGCGGCGTGGCTAAAGACGTGCTGGCGCGTTTTTCACACTCCATCGGGCGGGATACGGACGGCGATATTATCAGCCGCATTCGGCAGAAGCTGGCGGAGTTCAGCCAGCAGGAGTCCAGGGTAGCGCAGGCTATTCTGCACGATCCGGGTTTTGCCTCCTCGGCCACCATTGACCAGTTGGCGCAGGCGGCGGGCGTGAGTCCGGCGACGATCACCCGTTTTGCCCGAGCCGCCGGCTGCGATGATATTCGTGATTTACGCATGAAGCTGGCGCAGGCCAGTACCGCCATGCCGGGCAGCGAGCTGTCTGCTGCCTGGCAGCAGCGTTTGGGCAGCATCCAGCAGTCGCTGAGTCAGCAGCTGGAAACGTTGCCTGAGGCGAGCGTCACCCGTGCCGTGGCGCTGCTCAGGCGAGCCAATGCGATTCATATTTTTAGCGCCGGTGCGGCGGACACGCCTTTTGCCAGCCTGCTGCAGTATCGCTTACTGACGCTGGGGCAGCCCGCCAGCGTCTGCTATGACCCGGCGCTGATGAGCTTCACCGCCTCGATGCTGAATGCGGGGCAGGCGATGATTGTCTTCGCCAGCTCAACGCCGGACAGCGCGCTGCTTGCGGCGGTGCAGCAGGCCAGGCGGCAGGGCGCGGCGATAATCATGGTGACCAAAGATCCCACCAGCGCGGCGCAGGCCGGAGACGTCTGGCTTTCTCCCGGAGAGGGGCAATATGGTGCGTTATTGATTATCGACCTGCTGTGCGATGGCGTCGCCGCCGCAGGAGATGAGCGGCAGATCTGA
- a CDS encoding DMT family transporter produces MNALLYILVVVIWGTTWIAIYMQQGVVSVPVSIFWRFAVAAVVMLVALLALGRLKRIGLKDHLFCVLQGACVFGFNFFCFYHAAAYISSGLESVIFSMAVLFNAFNNLLFFRKKPSPRVLPAAALGIAGIVALFWHDLVATQMAPSLLIGIGLSALGTFGFSLGNMISARHQSRGLETLSTNTYAMFYGTAIMGVVALASGESFMPDFTARYIGSLLYLAIFGSVIAFGAYFTLVGRIGASQAAYSTLLFPLVALTLSTVYEGYIWHANAVLGLVMILLGNLVMFAKPEQWLPWRRKLA; encoded by the coding sequence ATGAACGCTTTGCTTTATATTCTGGTGGTGGTGATTTGGGGGACTACGTGGATTGCCATTTATATGCAACAGGGGGTGGTTTCGGTTCCGGTGTCTATCTTCTGGCGCTTTGCCGTGGCGGCGGTGGTGATGCTGGTTGCCCTTCTGGCGCTGGGTCGCCTGAAGCGCATCGGGCTCAAAGACCACCTGTTTTGCGTGCTGCAGGGCGCGTGTGTGTTCGGTTTCAACTTCTTCTGCTTCTATCACGCCGCCGCGTATATCAGCTCCGGGCTGGAGTCGGTGATTTTCTCGATGGCGGTCTTGTTTAACGCCTTCAACAACCTGCTGTTCTTCCGCAAGAAGCCTTCTCCGCGCGTATTGCCCGCTGCGGCGCTCGGGATTGCCGGGATCGTCGCTCTGTTCTGGCACGATCTGGTTGCGACCCAAATGGCACCTTCGCTGCTCATCGGCATCGGCCTCAGCGCACTCGGCACGTTTGGCTTCTCTTTGGGGAATATGATCAGCGCCCGTCACCAAAGCCGGGGCCTGGAAACGCTGTCGACCAATACCTATGCGATGTTCTACGGCACCGCGATTATGGGCGTGGTGGCGCTGGCGAGCGGCGAGTCGTTTATGCCTGACTTCACCGCGCGCTACATCGGTTCGCTGCTTTATCTCGCGATCTTTGGCTCGGTGATTGCTTTTGGCGCCTATTTCACGCTGGTTGGCCGTATCGGCGCAAGCCAGGCTGCCTACAGCACGCTGCTCTTCCCGCTGGTTGCGCTGACGCTGTCGACGGTTTACGAAGGCTACATCTGGCACGCGAATGCGGTGCTGGGGCTGGTGATGATTCTGCTGGGCAACCTGGTGATGTTTGCGAAACCCGAGCAGTGGCTGCCGTGGCGTAGAAAACTGGCGTAA
- the celB gene encoding PTS cellobiose transporter subunit IIC: protein MSAKKSFLEKYVLPVALKIAGQKHVLSVRDGIILNMPFMLIGSFFLIFAYLPVPGYPQLMTDLFGATWQSKLLYPVKATYDIMAIISSFGIAYRLAEKYRTLDPLTSGAVSLVAFIMTIPQNIMFTPPSGGPAEFVKGVLPMGQIGSQGLFVAILIALLSTEIYRFISNRNLVIRMPEGVPPAVAKSFLALVPGFCVLAVVLALRLLVEATPFGDINTMITDLVGIPMSHIGGSLPGMIVSVILIGILWTLGLHGDTIVLVFIRPVWLTNMSENLAAFQNGLPIPHIITQQFYDLWIAPGGTGALLGLVIFMLIRSRSVQMKQLGKIAAPGSLFNISEPMVFGIPLVMNPYLVVPFILTPVVLVIVSWTAMATGLVAPPAGIALPFTTPIIVSGYLATGGHVSGSILQIVNLAISLVMYYPFFRVWDNLKFREEQQANQTAVSAPAEAVSERSTV, encoded by the coding sequence GTGTCCGCAAAGAAATCGTTTCTTGAAAAATATGTGCTGCCCGTCGCGCTGAAAATCGCCGGGCAAAAGCACGTGCTCTCCGTCCGTGACGGGATCATCCTGAATATGCCATTCATGCTGATTGGCTCATTCTTCCTGATTTTCGCCTATCTGCCGGTGCCGGGTTACCCCCAGCTAATGACCGATTTATTCGGCGCAACGTGGCAAAGCAAGCTGCTTTATCCGGTCAAAGCGACCTATGACATCATGGCGATTATCTCCAGCTTCGGCATCGCCTATCGCCTGGCCGAGAAATACCGCACCCTCGATCCGCTTACCTCTGGGGCGGTGTCGCTGGTGGCCTTTATTATGACGATTCCGCAGAACATTATGTTTACCCCGCCGTCCGGTGGGCCTGCCGAGTTCGTGAAAGGCGTGCTGCCGATGGGACAAATCGGCAGCCAGGGACTGTTCGTTGCGATTCTGATTGCATTGCTCTCGACCGAGATTTACCGCTTTATCAGCAACCGTAATCTGGTTATTCGTATGCCGGAAGGCGTCCCGCCGGCGGTGGCAAAGTCGTTCCTCGCGCTGGTGCCGGGCTTCTGCGTGCTGGCGGTAGTGCTGGCGCTGCGTCTGCTGGTGGAAGCCACGCCGTTTGGCGACATCAACACCATGATTACTGACCTGGTGGGCATCCCAATGAGCCATATCGGCGGCTCACTACCGGGGATGATTGTTTCGGTGATCCTGATTGGCATTCTGTGGACGCTGGGCCTGCACGGCGACACCATCGTGCTGGTGTTTATCCGCCCGGTCTGGCTGACGAACATGTCCGAAAACCTGGCGGCGTTCCAGAATGGCCTGCCTATTCCGCACATCATTACCCAGCAGTTCTATGACCTGTGGATTGCCCCAGGCGGTACCGGCGCGCTGTTAGGTCTGGTTATCTTTATGCTGATCCGCAGCCGCAGCGTGCAGATGAAACAGCTGGGTAAAATTGCCGCGCCGGGCAGCCTGTTTAACATCAGCGAGCCGATGGTGTTTGGCATTCCGCTGGTGATGAACCCGTACCTGGTGGTGCCGTTTATCCTGACGCCGGTGGTGCTGGTGATTGTGTCCTGGACGGCGATGGCAACCGGCCTGGTTGCGCCCCCTGCCGGGATTGCGCTGCCGTTCACTACGCCAATTATCGTCAGCGGCTATTTAGCGACGGGCGGCCACGTTTCCGGCTCGATTCTGCAGATTGTGAACCTGGCTATCTCGCTGGTGATGTATTACCCGTTCTTCCGGGTCTGGGATAACCTGAAGTTCCGCGAAGAGCAGCAGGCAAATCAGACGGCGGTCAGCGCCCCGGCAGAGGCGGTGAGTGAGAGGAGTACAGTCTGA
- a CDS encoding DUF3313 domain-containing protein: MRTTTYFKVACLAGLLALAGCASKTTSPEKYSGFLKDYSGLQETKSATGKTVMRWVDPNFKPSNYDSLVYNPVVYYPTPKPTTQIGQQTLDGLLAYTNTKLKAAAQQRKPLVTTPGPRSLIFRGAITGVDSSKEGLQYYEVIPIAMVVAGTQMATGHRTMNTDLYFEGELIDASTNKPVLRVVRKGEGKTLSNENAKVTVDTLKQVVDDLATDATMFDVPNK, translated from the coding sequence ATGCGTACCACAACGTATTTTAAAGTGGCTTGTCTGGCAGGTTTATTAGCGCTGGCGGGGTGTGCTTCAAAAACCACCTCACCGGAAAAATACTCTGGATTTCTAAAAGATTACTCCGGCCTGCAGGAAACAAAATCGGCGACCGGCAAAACCGTTATGCGCTGGGTTGACCCGAACTTTAAACCCAGCAACTACGACAGCCTGGTGTATAACCCGGTAGTTTATTATCCGACGCCTAAACCGACGACTCAGATTGGCCAGCAAACGCTGGATGGCCTGCTGGCCTATACTAACACTAAGCTGAAGGCCGCGGCACAACAGCGCAAGCCTTTGGTGACGACGCCTGGCCCACGCAGTTTAATTTTCCGTGGGGCGATTACCGGCGTGGACAGCAGTAAAGAAGGCCTGCAGTACTACGAGGTGATCCCGATTGCGATGGTGGTGGCGGGCACGCAAATGGCCACAGGCCACCGCACCATGAATACCGATCTCTACTTCGAAGGTGAGCTGATTGACGCGTCCACCAATAAACCCGTTTTGCGCGTGGTGCGTAAGGGCGAGGGGAAAACGCTGAGCAATGAGAATGCCAAAGTCACCGTTGATACCCTGAAACAGGTGGTGGATGATTTAGCCACCGACGCCACGATGTTTGACGTGCCGAATAAATAA
- a CDS encoding 6-phospho-beta-glucosidase — protein MKITVVGGGSSYTPELIEGLILRHAALPMTELALVDVEAGRQKVEIIAALARRMFDSKCLEQVKVSVHYDPDAAIAGSSFVLTQLRVGQLPARAADERLGLSHELLGQETTGVGGFAKALRTIPVMLDIAKRVERLAPNAWIINFTNPAGIVTEAVSRYSAANIVGLCNVPVTMHHTIADMLKLPYDKVTLRFAGLNHMVWVHEVIADGRDATAEVIEMLCDGEQLSMNNIKAIPWPPALLRALKAIPCPYHRYFWQTRTMLKDELADAANGKGTRAEQVMKVEAELFELYANPQLDKKPEQLSQRGGSFYSEVALELIDALHNNLGKQMVVNTANNGAIQGLPDDAVIETNCVIDALGAHPLAFGKLPPLMNGLTQQVKDFERLTIEAAVHGDKQQALLALIANPLVADVNIAQALLDEVLESNKAWLPQFK, from the coding sequence ATGAAAATTACCGTTGTGGGCGGGGGCAGCAGCTATACCCCTGAACTGATTGAAGGCCTGATTCTTCGCCATGCCGCCCTGCCGATGACGGAGCTGGCGCTGGTGGACGTGGAAGCCGGGCGCCAGAAGGTTGAGATTATCGCCGCGCTGGCCCGCCGCATGTTCGACAGCAAATGCCTGGAGCAGGTCAAGGTGTCGGTGCATTACGATCCTGACGCGGCGATTGCGGGCTCCAGCTTTGTGCTGACCCAGCTTCGCGTTGGGCAGCTACCCGCTCGTGCCGCCGATGAACGCCTCGGCCTCAGCCATGAGCTGCTGGGCCAGGAGACAACCGGCGTCGGCGGTTTTGCCAAGGCGTTGCGTACCATTCCGGTGATGCTTGATATTGCGAAGCGCGTCGAACGCCTCGCGCCGAATGCGTGGATTATTAACTTCACCAACCCGGCAGGCATCGTCACCGAGGCCGTGTCCCGCTACAGTGCAGCCAACATCGTTGGTTTGTGTAACGTGCCGGTGACCATGCACCATACCATCGCCGACATGCTCAAACTGCCTTACGACAAAGTCACGCTGCGCTTTGCCGGACTTAACCATATGGTCTGGGTACATGAAGTGATTGCCGATGGCCGTGACGCGACCGCCGAGGTGATTGAAATGCTATGCGACGGCGAGCAGCTTTCAATGAACAACATCAAAGCGATTCCGTGGCCGCCTGCCCTGCTGCGCGCCCTGAAAGCGATTCCTTGCCCGTATCATCGTTACTTCTGGCAAACCCGCACCATGCTGAAGGATGAGCTGGCCGACGCCGCGAACGGAAAAGGCACCCGCGCCGAGCAGGTAATGAAAGTGGAGGCCGAACTGTTTGAGCTGTACGCCAACCCACAGCTCGACAAAAAGCCGGAGCAGCTCAGCCAGCGCGGCGGCTCATTCTATTCTGAAGTCGCCCTGGAGCTTATTGACGCCCTGCACAACAACCTCGGCAAGCAGATGGTGGTGAATACCGCTAACAACGGCGCCATCCAGGGGCTACCGGACGATGCAGTTATCGAAACCAACTGCGTGATAGATGCACTGGGCGCCCACCCGCTGGCGTTCGGCAAACTTCCTCCTCTGATGAACGGCCTGACGCAGCAGGTGAAAGATTTTGAACGCCTGACGATTGAGGCGGCGGTTCACGGCGATAAGCAGCAGGCGCTCCTGGCGCTGATAGCGAACCCGCTGGTGGCCGACGTGAATATTGCTCAGGCGCTGCTAGACGAAGTGCTTGAGAGTAACAAGGCGTGGCTGCCGCAGTTTAAATAG
- a CDS encoding peptidase U32 family protein: protein MRLHANQLELLSPARDTAIAREAILHGADAVYIGGPGFGARHNAGNSLQDLAELVPFAHRYGAKIFVTLNTILHDDELEPARSMIIDLYEAGIDALIVQDMGVLEMDLPPIELHASTQCDIRSAEKAKFLSDAGFSQIVLARELNLQQIAAIHQNVDATIEFFIHGALCVAYSGQCNISHAHTGRSANRGDCSQACRLPYTLKDDQGRVVAYEKHLLSMKDNDQSANLAALVDAGVRSFKIEGRYKDMSYVKNITAYYRQLLDELMDGRSDLTRASAGVTSHYFIPSPDKTFHRGSTDYFVNERKIDIGAFDSPKFVGLPVGEVLKVSKDHLDVTTTNTLTNGDGLNVLIKREIVGFRANTVEKTGKNQYRVWPNEMPETLKNVRPNHPLNRNLDHNWQQALLKTSSERRVAVDIELSGSQQQLVMTATSEEGVSVSQTLTGQFDVANNPQKAFDSLRDGLTKLGQTMYSARKVNILLEEALFVPNAQLNQLRRDAIEALTEARLQSYQRGSRKAVSVPPPVYPDSHLSFLANVYNHKAREFYHRYGVQLIDAAYEAHEEKGDVPVMITKHCLRFAFNLCPKQAKGNIKSWKATPMQLVHGDEVLTLKFDCRPCEMHVVGKMKNHILKMPLPGSVVASISPDELMKTLPGKSKR from the coding sequence ATGCGCCTGCACGCGAATCAACTTGAATTACTCAGCCCTGCCCGTGATACCGCCATCGCCCGCGAAGCCATTCTCCATGGCGCGGATGCGGTCTACATCGGCGGGCCTGGCTTTGGCGCTCGCCATAACGCCGGCAACAGCCTGCAAGACCTGGCCGAGCTGGTGCCGTTTGCCCATCGCTATGGGGCGAAGATTTTCGTCACGCTGAACACCATTCTGCACGACGACGAGCTGGAGCCCGCGCGCTCGATGATTATCGACCTGTACGAAGCCGGTATTGACGCGCTTATCGTGCAGGATATGGGCGTGCTGGAAATGGACCTGCCGCCGATTGAGCTGCACGCCAGCACCCAGTGCGACATTCGTAGTGCGGAAAAAGCGAAGTTTCTGTCAGATGCGGGCTTCTCGCAAATCGTGCTGGCGCGCGAGCTGAACCTGCAGCAAATTGCCGCTATTCATCAGAACGTTGACGCGACGATCGAGTTCTTTATTCACGGCGCGCTGTGCGTGGCGTACTCCGGGCAGTGCAACATTTCCCACGCGCATACCGGGCGCAGCGCCAACCGTGGCGACTGCTCGCAGGCCTGCCGCCTGCCTTACACCCTGAAAGACGACCAGGGGCGCGTAGTGGCTTATGAAAAACACCTGCTGTCGATGAAAGACAACGACCAGAGCGCCAACCTGGCGGCGCTGGTGGACGCGGGCGTGCGTTCCTTCAAAATTGAAGGGCGCTACAAAGACATGAGCTATGTAAAAAACATCACCGCGTATTACCGTCAACTTTTGGACGAGCTGATGGACGGGCGCAGCGATCTGACCCGCGCCTCTGCCGGCGTCACCTCGCACTACTTTATTCCGTCGCCGGACAAAACGTTCCACCGCGGCAGCACCGACTACTTTGTTAACGAGCGTAAAATCGACATCGGCGCGTTTGACTCGCCGAAATTCGTGGGCCTGCCGGTGGGTGAGGTGCTGAAAGTGAGCAAAGACCATCTGGACGTTACCACCACTAACACGTTGACCAACGGCGACGGCCTGAACGTGCTGATCAAGCGTGAAATCGTCGGTTTTCGCGCCAATACGGTAGAAAAAACCGGGAAAAATCAGTATCGCGTCTGGCCGAATGAAATGCCGGAAACGCTGAAAAATGTACGTCCGAACCATCCGCTTAACCGTAATCTGGACCACAACTGGCAGCAGGCGCTGCTGAAGACCTCCAGCGAACGCCGCGTGGCGGTGGATATCGAGCTGAGCGGCAGTCAGCAGCAGCTGGTGATGACCGCGACCAGCGAAGAGGGCGTCAGCGTCAGCCAAACGCTTACGGGCCAGTTTGACGTGGCGAATAACCCGCAGAAAGCCTTCGACAGCCTGCGTGACGGTCTGACCAAACTGGGCCAGACCATGTATTCCGCCCGTAAGGTGAACATTCTGCTGGAAGAGGCGCTGTTCGTGCCTAACGCCCAGCTTAACCAGCTGCGCCGTGACGCCATCGAGGCGCTGACCGAAGCGCGTCTGCAAAGCTATCAGCGCGGCAGCCGTAAAGCGGTCAGCGTGCCGCCTCCGGTCTACCCGGACAGCCATTTAAGCTTCCTGGCGAACGTTTACAACCATAAGGCGCGTGAGTTCTATCATCGCTATGGCGTGCAGCTGATTGATGCCGCTTATGAAGCACATGAAGAGAAGGGTGACGTACCGGTGATGATCACCAAGCACTGCCTGCGGTTTGCGTTTAACCTCTGCCCGAAACAGGCGAAGGGCAACATCAAGAGCTGGAAGGCTACCCCGATGCAGCTGGTACACGGCGATGAAGTGTTGACCCTGAAGTTCGACTGCCGCCCGTGCGAAATGCACGTCGTCGGCAAGATGAAGAACCATATTCTGAAGATGCCGCTGCCGGGCAGCGTGGTGGCGTCCATCAGCCCGGATGAGCTGATGAAAACGTTACCGGGTAAATCGAAGCGTTAA
- a CDS encoding benzoate/H(+) symporter BenE family transporter encodes MRLSLLPFPTVLAGFVAVLVGYASSAAIIWQAADAAGATSHQIAGWLTMLGIAMGISTLGLTLWYRAPILTAWSTPGAALLATSLPGHSLSEAIGIFIFASLLILICGVTGLFARLMRLIPPTLSAAMLAGVLLRFGLDTFTSLQGHFLLSGSMLLGWLLAKVFAPRYAVVVAMLIGLLICLVTGELHTGSVPVSVAVPEFTSPSLSVASLLGIGVPFFLVTMASQNAPGIATLAASGYKVPVSPLIVVTALIALLLAPFGVFSVCIAAITAAICQGAEAHPDKDKRWLAAAAAGVFYLIAGVFGGSISTLLTALPLAWIHTLAGLALLGTIAGSLHQALNHERDRDAAIVTFLVTASGVNLLGVSSAFWGVIAGGICYTAFSRLKRA; translated from the coding sequence ATGCGCCTTTCTTTGCTGCCGTTTCCCACCGTTCTGGCCGGTTTTGTTGCCGTGCTGGTCGGCTATGCCAGCTCCGCCGCCATTATCTGGCAGGCCGCAGATGCCGCCGGGGCCACGTCCCACCAAATAGCCGGCTGGCTGACGATGCTGGGCATTGCCATGGGCATCAGCACGCTGGGACTGACGCTGTGGTATCGCGCACCGATCCTGACGGCCTGGTCAACGCCGGGAGCCGCGCTGCTGGCCACCAGCCTGCCGGGGCATAGCCTGAGTGAAGCCATTGGCATTTTTATTTTTGCTTCGCTGCTGATCCTGATTTGCGGCGTGACCGGGCTGTTTGCCAGGCTGATGCGCCTGATCCCCCCTACGCTCTCCGCCGCCATGCTGGCCGGGGTTCTGCTCAGGTTTGGCCTAGATACTTTCACCTCGTTACAGGGTCACTTTTTGCTGAGCGGGAGCATGCTGCTTGGCTGGCTGCTGGCGAAGGTCTTTGCCCCGCGCTATGCCGTCGTCGTCGCCATGCTGATCGGCCTGCTGATTTGCCTCGTCACCGGCGAGCTTCACACGGGGAGCGTTCCGGTTTCTGTGGCGGTCCCCGAGTTCACTTCCCCGTCGTTGAGCGTGGCCAGCCTGTTGGGCATCGGCGTGCCTTTTTTCCTGGTAACGATGGCGTCACAAAATGCCCCCGGCATCGCCACGCTGGCGGCCTCCGGCTATAAAGTGCCGGTTTCACCGCTGATTGTCGTGACCGCCTTAATTGCCCTGTTGCTGGCGCCGTTCGGCGTGTTTTCGGTTTGTATCGCCGCCATTACCGCCGCCATTTGCCAGGGGGCAGAAGCCCATCCGGACAAGGACAAGCGCTGGCTTGCCGCCGCCGCTGCGGGCGTGTTTTATTTGATTGCCGGCGTTTTCGGCGGGTCGATTTCAACGCTGCTGACCGCCCTGCCGCTGGCCTGGATCCACACCCTTGCCGGGCTGGCCCTGCTGGGCACGATTGCCGGCAGCCTGCACCAGGCGCTGAATCACGAGCGGGACAGGGACGCGGCTATCGTCACGTTCCTGGTTACTGCCTCGGGGGTGAATCTGCTGGGCGTCAGCTCTGCGTTTTGGGGGGTAATTGCCGGAGGGATTTGCTATACCGCGTTTTCACGCCTTAAGCGCGCGTAG
- a CDS encoding PTS sugar transporter subunit IIB, whose protein sequence is MKKIMLCCAAGMSTSMLVQKMRAEATKRALDVQIDAVSVAEIESHLQSADVVLLGPQVQFELARLAELSAPSGKPVAVIDMMDYGTMRGDRVLDKALTLMA, encoded by the coding sequence ATGAAGAAGATCATGTTGTGTTGCGCCGCGGGAATGTCCACCAGCATGCTGGTGCAAAAGATGCGTGCCGAGGCCACAAAGCGCGCGCTGGACGTGCAGATTGACGCCGTCTCCGTCGCAGAAATTGAAAGCCATCTCCAGAGCGCCGACGTGGTGCTGCTTGGCCCTCAGGTGCAGTTTGAGCTGGCCCGTCTGGCCGAGCTTTCTGCCCCGTCAGGTAAGCCGGTGGCGGTTATCGACATGATGGATTACGGCACCATGCGCGGCGACCGCGTGCTGGATAAAGCTCTTACCCTGATGGCCTGA
- a CDS encoding helix-turn-helix domain-containing protein, with translation MDIALHLANTLKSLRQARGWSLTFAAEQTGVSKAMLGQIERNESSPTVATLWKIATGFNVPFSVFLEAGVEPVRPVFDPQHSEMVVVPLFPYDPQLRFDHFSIRLASGALSESSAHDAGVIEHVVVISGTLEMNVDGEWLILTAGEGLKFHGDRPHAYRNSGADETHFHSLIHYPATTA, from the coding sequence ATGGACATTGCGCTACATCTGGCGAACACCCTGAAAAGCCTGCGCCAGGCCAGAGGCTGGAGCCTGACATTTGCGGCGGAGCAGACCGGCGTGTCGAAGGCCATGCTCGGGCAAATCGAACGCAACGAGTCCAGCCCGACGGTGGCGACCTTGTGGAAAATTGCCACCGGCTTTAACGTGCCGTTTTCGGTGTTTCTGGAAGCCGGCGTTGAACCCGTACGTCCGGTCTTCGACCCGCAGCACAGCGAAATGGTGGTGGTGCCGCTGTTTCCTTACGATCCACAGCTGCGTTTTGACCATTTTTCTATTCGCCTGGCATCCGGCGCGCTGAGCGAGTCTTCGGCGCACGACGCGGGCGTGATTGAGCATGTGGTGGTGATAAGCGGTACGCTGGAGATGAATGTCGACGGCGAATGGCTGATTTTGACGGCCGGAGAAGGCCTGAAATTCCACGGCGATCGCCCCCACGCCTACCGCAATTCAGGTGCCGATGAGACGCATTTTCACTCGCTGATCCACTATCCCGCGACGACCGCATAA